The Paraburkholderia dioscoreae DNA window CGAAGCCGCTTTCGAACATCTCTGGACAACGCGCGATACGCATCTGAAAGAGGTGCCGGGCTTCGTGGAATTTCATCTTCTGAAGGGGCCACAGAAGGAAGATCACGTTCTGTATTCCAGCCATACGATATGGAACGACTACGCGTCCTTCGAAGGCTGGACGAAATCCGAGGCCTTTCGCGCGGCGCATCGCAACGCCGGTGGAGACAACCGGGTGCTCTATCTCGGACATCCGGAATTCGAAGGCTTCGAGGTCATTCAGACCGTCAAATGAACGCGTGACTTCGGCTATTGGGCCGCGTACGTCACCCAAGGGGCGCCTTGCGTTGGGTTTCGTTCGCGGCCGCGAGCGCAGTTCAAAACCGGCGATCCGTTCATGGTGGGCGCTCGTGCACGACGGCACCAGCAGGACGACCTAGCCGCGCCCGCCGAGGTCGGCGAAAGTCACACTGCGTGCCTCGCACGCATCGGTAAAAACCGTGTCGTAGCTCGAGAAAAACACCGTGCGCGTTTGCGCGAGGGTTCTGAACAGATCAACCAGTACGGCGCGCGCGGCGGCGTCGAGTCCCCCGACGGGTTCGTCCGCGATCAGAACGCGGGTCTCACCGAGCACGGCAGCAGTCAGGAAAATCTTCTTGCGCGTACCGAACGACATCTGCTCGAAGCGTTTGTCGAGATGCGGCGTCAGGCCGAAGCGGTCCGCGAGGTCCAGGGTATCGCCCGTTACCGCGGTTTTTCTCGCCGATGCCACCTTGTTCAGATATTCGCGACCGGTCTGATCCGGATAGGTCATGCAGTCTTCGGGCACGTAAGTGAGCACGGATTTCGCGGCGAGCGGCGCAGTGCGCAACGAATGGCCGCCGAGCCACACCTCGCCGGCGTCGGGCTCGATCGTGCCCGCAAGGAGGCCGAGTAAGGTCGATTTGCCGCTGCCGGACTCATCGTTCAACGCCACGCATCCGGAGGTGATGTCGTCATGCAGTCCCTGAAAGATGAGGCGTTCGCCGTAGCGCTTGCTGAGGTTTTCGAATCGAAGCATGGGTTGGAGCGTGTGCCGGGTGTCTTTTACAGGGTAGCGTGGCGCAAGTGTAGCAGCGTGGGTGGCCTCCGCCGTCGCCTCGAAGCCGCGTCGGAGTAAGAGCATGTAAGCCTGTAGTAGACCAGGGGCTGAAAGAACCCGCTGCATGACGTAAAGTTGCGCCCGCCTGGGCCGTTAGAATAGCAACCTCGTTTTTCTCGCCACCTTCCTGAATACCTCGACGGATTCGTCGATTGCACCTCATGCACACTGCTGCCGGCAAAGCGGTTCCACTATCCCGCGCAGAACTCGGGCGTATCGTTGCCGCCATCGTGATCGGCAATGGTTTCGTCGCCTATGACTTTACCGTCTATAGCTTTGCGGCTGTCGCGATCGGCAATCTGTTCTTTCCGTCGCACGATCCCGCGTCGTCGCTGTTGCTCTCGCTCGCCACCTTTGGCGCGGGCTTTGTGATGCGTCCGCTCGGCGCGATCATGATCGGCCACATTGCCGACAGCCGTGGCCGTAAAGCCGGCCTCACCGCATCGCTCGCCTTGATGACGCTCGGCACATGGCTGATCGCGTGCCTGCCGGGTTACGCCTCGATCGGTCCGACCGCGACCGTGCTGATGGTGCTCGCGCGCCTGATGCAGGGGCTCGCGGCGGGCGGCGAAATCGGCCCGGCGTCGGCGTCGCTGATGGAGTCGGCCGGCTACCGGCATCGCTGTTTCATGGTCAGCTGGCGTGGCGCCAGCCAGGGCGCGGCCGCTTTCGCCGCCGCGCTGGTCGGCGCGAGCACCACTGCGCTGCTGTCGCCCGCCGCCATGCATGCATGGGGCTGGCGCATTCCGTTCGTGCTGGGCGGGCTGATCGGCCCGGTCGGCTGGTATCTGCGGCGCCGGATGCCGGCAGCGGCGCCGCAGCAGCGTACGCGGCTCAGCCCGCGGCGTCTGTTCGCGGAGCACATGCGCCCGCTCGTCTGCGGACTTCTGATGATGGCGGCGCCTTCGGTGAGCATCTACGTCACTGTGTTCTACATGCCGGCCTACCTGGTCCGTACATTGCACCGGCCGCCGACCATCAGCCTGCTGACGGCCTGTCTGTCCGGCCTCGTGATTCTCGTGGTGACGCCGCTGATCGGGCTCGCGGCCGACCGGCTCGCGAGCCGCAAGACGCTGCAGTACGTATCGCTCGTGGCTTCGCTGGCGGCGGCCTGGCCCGCTTTCTGGGCGCTGACGCACGGCGCGGGCAATCTCGTGTCGCTCGTGATCATCGCGGCTTACGTGGCGCTCGCGGTGAACAACGCCGGTGCCGGTTCGGTGCTGATGATGGAGGCGTTCCCCGCTCACCGGCGCGCGGCCGGATTGTCGGTGATCTACAGCTTCGGCGTGGTCCTGTTCGGTGGATTTTCACCGTTTCTGGTGACGTGGCTCATCAACCGGAGCGGCGATCCGATGGTTCCGGCGTGGTATCTGATGGGCGCGACCGCGT harbors:
- a CDS encoding antibiotic biosynthesis monooxygenase family protein, which produces MYIAMNRFKVTPGSEAAFEHLWTTRDTHLKEVPGFVEFHLLKGPQKEDHVLYSSHTIWNDYASFEGWTKSEAFRAAHRNAGGDNRVLYLGHPEFEGFEVIQTVK
- a CDS encoding MFS transporter, with the translated sequence MHTAAGKAVPLSRAELGRIVAAIVIGNGFVAYDFTVYSFAAVAIGNLFFPSHDPASSLLLSLATFGAGFVMRPLGAIMIGHIADSRGRKAGLTASLALMTLGTWLIACLPGYASIGPTATVLMVLARLMQGLAAGGEIGPASASLMESAGYRHRCFMVSWRGASQGAAAFAAALVGASTTALLSPAAMHAWGWRIPFVLGGLIGPVGWYLRRRMPAAAPQQRTRLSPRRLFAEHMRPLVCGLLMMAAPSVSIYVTVFYMPAYLVRTLHRPPTISLLTACLSGLVILVVTPLIGLAADRLASRKTLQYVSLVASLAAAWPAFWALTHGAGNLVSLVIIAAYVALAVNNAGAGSVLMMEAFPAHRRAAGLSVIYSFGVVLFGGFSPFLVTWLINRSGDPMVPAWYLMGATAFTLAALKAFPEQTEAGVRAASVAPPLA
- a CDS encoding ABC transporter ATP-binding protein; this translates as MLRFENLSKRYGERLIFQGLHDDITSGCVALNDESGSGKSTLLGLLAGTIEPDAGEVWLGGHSLRTAPLAAKSVLTYVPEDCMTYPDQTGREYLNKVASARKTAVTGDTLDLADRFGLTPHLDKRFEQMSFGTRKKIFLTAAVLGETRVLIADEPVGGLDAAARAVLVDLFRTLAQTRTVFFSSYDTVFTDACEARSVTFADLGGRG